The following are encoded together in the Anaerolineae bacterium genome:
- a CDS encoding alpha-ketoacid dehydrogenase subunit beta, translating into MLEQQTLTATPPAPIETTGREITYAQAVREAMRQAMQADERVFLFGEDVGVYGGAFGVSDGLLEEFGPERVRDTPISEAVIAGTAIGAAATGMRPIAEIQFMDFITLSMEQLVLQGAKMRFMFGGKAKVPLVLRTPAGSGTGAAAQHSESLEAWFVHVPGLKVVMPATPYDVKGLLLASIEDDNPVIFVENKLLYKTKGVVPEAYYTIPLSQSDIKREGADLTVIAYSIMVSRALEAAAELAKEGLEIEIVDPRTLKPFDPTPMIQSVKKTGKALVVHEAPMTGGFGGEVVAQLVGSEAFDYLDAPVRRLAGLDIPIPYNRELERRTVPQVDDIVREARALIKGEY; encoded by the coding sequence ATGCTTGAACAACAAACCCTAACCGCCACGCCACCCGCCCCAATCGAAACCACCGGCCGTGAAATCACCTACGCCCAGGCCGTGCGAGAAGCCATGCGCCAAGCTATGCAGGCCGACGAGCGGGTCTTTCTGTTTGGCGAAGACGTAGGCGTGTACGGCGGCGCGTTTGGCGTATCCGACGGCCTGCTGGAAGAGTTTGGCCCGGAGCGCGTGCGCGACACGCCCATTTCTGAAGCCGTGATTGCCGGAACCGCCATTGGCGCGGCAGCCACCGGCATGCGGCCCATTGCCGAAATTCAGTTTATGGACTTCATCACCCTCTCCATGGAACAGCTTGTGCTGCAAGGGGCCAAAATGCGCTTTATGTTTGGCGGCAAGGCCAAAGTGCCCCTGGTGCTGCGCACGCCCGCCGGGTCGGGCACGGGCGCGGCAGCCCAACACTCGGAGAGCCTGGAAGCGTGGTTTGTGCACGTGCCGGGGCTGAAGGTGGTGATGCCCGCCACGCCTTACGATGTAAAAGGGCTGCTACTGGCCTCCATTGAGGACGACAACCCGGTTATTTTTGTAGAGAACAAGCTGCTGTACAAAACCAAAGGCGTTGTCCCCGAAGCGTACTACACCATCCCTTTGAGCCAGAGCGACATCAAACGCGAGGGCGCCGACCTGACCGTCATTGCCTACTCCATTATGGTGTCTCGCGCCCTGGAAGCGGCGGCAGAGCTGGCCAAAGAGGGGCTTGAAATTGAAATTGTTGACCCGCGGACTTTAAAGCCTTTTGACCCCACCCCCATGATCCAATCGGTCAAAAAAACGGGTAAAGCCTTGGTGGTGCATGAAGCGCCAATGACCGGCGGCTTTGGCGGCGAAGTGGTGGCCCAACTGGTGGGCAGCGAAGCGTTTGATTATCTCGACGCGCCGGTCCGCCGCCTGGCCGGGTTGGATATTCCTATTCCCTACAATCGTGAACTCGAACGGCGCACCGTGCCGCAAGTGGACGACATTGTCCGCGAAGCGCGGGCCTTGATTAAAGGTGAATATTGA
- a CDS encoding 2-oxo acid dehydrogenase subunit E2 encodes MATPIIMPKFEMTQENATVVNWLIQEGDMVEQGDPILEVETDKVVMEVEAPASGVLAGVKVQKGDVVPVTAVIAYVLAPGESGPETTPSPPEAAGQPASATPPNGPTPVRATPMALRRAAEAGLEIKQVPAADTAHRITRADVEKYLTHTTAITADERPRATPAARRVAREYKLDLAQIQGSGPQGRIQEADTLTVAKQTQAQPAAPIPPPTAPEATQVVPLEGMRRTIAQRLQQSYQTAPHITLTVAVDMTAAETLRQELNLEAEKQGQPRLSVTAILVKVCAHALKRHPWVNASLRDEAIYLHPTANIGVATALPEGKGLIVPVIRQAEQLGLGEIARQLKDLTERARAGGLTPGDVTGGTFTITNLGMFGIDHFTAIINPPESAILTVGQTAKRAVVREGEVGDEVVIRPMMTMSLVLDHRVLDGAVGAQFLQDVVKTLERPGLLLW; translated from the coding sequence ATGGCCACTCCAATTATTATGCCCAAGTTTGAGATGACACAGGAAAACGCGACAGTGGTCAATTGGCTCATCCAGGAAGGCGACATGGTGGAACAGGGTGATCCCATTTTGGAGGTGGAAACCGACAAAGTGGTGATGGAGGTTGAAGCCCCGGCCAGCGGCGTGCTGGCCGGGGTGAAGGTGCAAAAGGGCGACGTGGTGCCGGTGACGGCCGTGATCGCCTATGTCCTGGCCCCAGGCGAGTCCGGGCCGGAAACGACACCAAGCCCGCCTGAGGCGGCCGGCCAACCCGCTTCCGCCACGCCCCCTAACGGCCCAACCCCGGTGCGAGCCACGCCTATGGCCTTGCGCCGGGCCGCCGAGGCCGGCCTTGAAATCAAACAAGTGCCGGCCGCTGATACCGCCCACCGAATAACCCGGGCCGACGTGGAAAAATATCTCACCCACACAACAGCCATCACGGCGGATGAGCGCCCGCGGGCCACACCGGCGGCCCGGCGTGTGGCCCGCGAATACAAGCTGGACCTGGCCCAAATCCAGGGTTCCGGACCGCAGGGACGGATCCAGGAAGCCGATACCCTGACCGTGGCCAAACAAACCCAGGCCCAACCGGCTGCGCCTATACCGCCCCCAACTGCGCCAGAGGCAACCCAGGTTGTTCCACTGGAAGGCATGCGGCGCACCATTGCCCAGCGCTTACAGCAAAGTTACCAGACTGCGCCCCACATCACTTTGACTGTGGCAGTGGACATGACCGCGGCGGAAACCCTGCGCCAGGAATTAAACCTTGAGGCGGAAAAACAAGGGCAGCCCCGGCTTTCGGTAACGGCCATCCTGGTAAAGGTGTGCGCCCATGCTCTCAAACGCCACCCCTGGGTAAACGCCTCGCTGCGCGACGAGGCCATTTACCTGCACCCCACCGCCAACATCGGCGTGGCTACAGCCCTGCCCGAAGGCAAGGGCTTGATTGTGCCCGTTATCCGCCAGGCCGAGCAGTTGGGCCTGGGCGAAATTGCCCGGCAACTGAAAGACCTGACCGAACGGGCGCGGGCGGGCGGGTTGACGCCCGGCGACGTGACCGGCGGCACTTTTACCATCACCAACCTGGGCATGTTTGGCATTGATCATTTTACCGCCATCATCAACCCGCCGGAGAGCGCCATTCTAACGGTAGGTCAAACGGCTAAACGGGCCGTGGTGAGGGAGGGAGAGGTCGGGGATGAGGTGGTCATCCGCCCCATGATGACGATGTCGTTGGTGCTGGACCATCGCGTTTTGGATGGCGCGGTGGGGGCGCAGTTTTTGCAAGACGTGGTAAAAACCCTGGAACGGCCCGGTTTGTTGCTCTGGTAG
- a CDS encoding thiamine pyrophosphate-dependent dehydrogenase E1 component subunit alpha: protein MATKTKKSKIDFAGLSPETLRETLLKMYLIRYFEEKAEALYALGKIHGTMHLSIGQEASAMGAVLAIRPDDLMLSNHRGHGHCIAKGADLNLMMAEFFGKAVGYCRGRGGSMHIADVDGGNLGANGVVGGGIPLAPGVGLSLKMRRTDNVCLTFFGDGASNEGAFHESLNLSSIWKLPVVYVCENNQYGMSMAFSRGSSVDRLSKRAASYSMPGVTVDGNDLIAVYVAVKEAVQRARAGQGPSLIENVTYRWRGHSKSDRQRYRAREEVKEWQDRCPILRLRNKLMEAGLFTETELNQVSAQATQIIADSVAFAETAADPDPATIMEGVYA, encoded by the coding sequence ATGGCAACAAAGACAAAAAAATCTAAAATTGACTTTGCCGGGCTGTCACCGGAAACGCTCCGCGAGACCCTGCTTAAAATGTACCTGATCCGTTATTTTGAAGAAAAAGCCGAAGCCCTATACGCACTGGGCAAAATTCATGGCACGATGCACCTGTCTATTGGCCAGGAAGCCTCGGCAATGGGCGCGGTGCTGGCTATCCGCCCGGATGACTTGATGCTCAGCAACCACCGGGGACACGGCCACTGCATTGCCAAGGGCGCGGACCTGAACCTGATGATGGCCGAATTCTTTGGCAAAGCAGTGGGCTACTGCCGGGGCCGGGGCGGCTCGATGCACATTGCCGATGTGGATGGCGGCAACCTGGGGGCCAACGGCGTGGTAGGCGGCGGGATTCCCCTGGCCCCGGGGGTGGGGCTGAGTTTGAAAATGCGCCGCACCGATAATGTATGTTTGACCTTTTTTGGCGACGGCGCATCTAATGAAGGCGCGTTTCACGAGTCGTTGAACCTGTCTTCCATCTGGAAACTGCCGGTGGTGTATGTGTGTGAAAACAACCAGTACGGCATGTCTATGGCCTTCAGCCGGGGCAGTTCGGTGGATCGCCTGAGCAAACGGGCCGCGTCGTACAGCATGCCGGGGGTAACTGTGGACGGCAACGACCTCATCGCAGTGTACGTGGCCGTAAAAGAAGCGGTTCAGCGCGCCCGCGCCGGGCAAGGGCCGTCGTTGATTGAGAACGTCACCTATCGCTGGCGAGGCCATTCCAAAAGCGACCGCCAACGCTACCGCGCCCGCGAAGAAGTGAAGGAATGGCAGGATCGCTGCCCTATTTTGCGCCTACGAAACAAATTAATGGAGGCCGGTCTGTTTACGGAAACGGAACTTAATCAGGTATCGGCCCAGGCCACTCAGATCATTGCAGACTCGGTGGCCTTTGCCGAGACCGCCGCCGACCCGGACCCGGCCACAATTATGGAGGGCGTTTATGCTTGA